In the Juglans microcarpa x Juglans regia isolate MS1-56 chromosome 6D, Jm3101_v1.0, whole genome shotgun sequence genome, one interval contains:
- the LOC121235617 gene encoding bax inhibitor 1-like isoform X1: MDAFSSFFGSQSSTRNRWGYDSLKSFGQISPIVQAHLKQVYLSLCCALIASAAGAYLHLLWNIGGLLTTFACMGSMIWLLSTPHHQEQQKRVALLMATALFEGASVGPLIDLAIEIDPSILVSAFVGTAVAFGCFSLAAMLARRREYLYLGGLLSSGLSILLWLHFASAIFGGSAAIFKFELYFGLLVFVGFTVVDTQDIIEKAHRGDLDYVNHALLLFTDFVAVFVRILTIMLKNSVDKSEKKKKRRD; the protein is encoded by the exons ATGGACGCGTTCTCATCCTTCTTCGGTTCTCAGTCGTCTACACGAAACCGCTGGGGCTACGATTCGCTAAAGAGTTTTGGTCAGATCTCCCCGATCGTCCAGGCTCACCTCAAACAG GTCTACCTGTCTTTATGCTGTGCTTTGATTGCTTCGGCTGCGGGGGCTTACCTGCATCTTCTCTGGAACATTGGTGGCCTTCTTACCACGTTTGCATGCATGGGAAGCATGATTTGGCTACTCTCCACCCCTCATCATCAAGAG CAGCAAAAAAGGGTTGCTCTGTTGATGGCGACTGCTCTCTTTGAGGGGGCTTCAGTTGGTCCTCTAATTGACTTAGCGATTGAGATTGACCCAAG TATTTTGGTTAGCGCCTTTGTGGGGACGGCAGTGGCCTTCGGCTGTTTCTCCTTAGCAGCCATGTTGGCACGGCGTAGAGAGTATCTATACCTTGGTGGTTTGCTTTCTTCTGGCCTCAGCATTCTGTTGTGGCTGCACTTTGCTTCTGCAATCTTTGGAGGTTCTGCAGCCATCTTCAAGTTTGAG CTGTATTTTGGACTTCTGGTGTTTGTAGGCTTCACAGTTGTGGACACTCAGGATATAATTGAGAAGGCACATCGTGGTGACTTGGACTATGTGAATCATGCACTACTACTTTTCACTGATTTTGTTGCCGTCTTTGTCCGAATTCTCACTATTATG cTGAAGAATTCCGTTGATAAgagtgagaagaagaagaaaaggagggATTGA
- the LOC121235617 gene encoding bax inhibitor 1-like isoform X2, which produces MDAFSSFFGSQSSTRNRWGYDSLKSFGQISPIVQAHLKQVYLSLCCALIASAAGAYLHLLWNIGGLLTTFACMGSMIWLLSTPHHQEQKRVALLMATALFEGASVGPLIDLAIEIDPSILVSAFVGTAVAFGCFSLAAMLARRREYLYLGGLLSSGLSILLWLHFASAIFGGSAAIFKFELYFGLLVFVGFTVVDTQDIIEKAHRGDLDYVNHALLLFTDFVAVFVRILTIMLKNSVDKSEKKKKRRD; this is translated from the exons ATGGACGCGTTCTCATCCTTCTTCGGTTCTCAGTCGTCTACACGAAACCGCTGGGGCTACGATTCGCTAAAGAGTTTTGGTCAGATCTCCCCGATCGTCCAGGCTCACCTCAAACAG GTCTACCTGTCTTTATGCTGTGCTTTGATTGCTTCGGCTGCGGGGGCTTACCTGCATCTTCTCTGGAACATTGGTGGCCTTCTTACCACGTTTGCATGCATGGGAAGCATGATTTGGCTACTCTCCACCCCTCATCATCAAGAG CAAAAAAGGGTTGCTCTGTTGATGGCGACTGCTCTCTTTGAGGGGGCTTCAGTTGGTCCTCTAATTGACTTAGCGATTGAGATTGACCCAAG TATTTTGGTTAGCGCCTTTGTGGGGACGGCAGTGGCCTTCGGCTGTTTCTCCTTAGCAGCCATGTTGGCACGGCGTAGAGAGTATCTATACCTTGGTGGTTTGCTTTCTTCTGGCCTCAGCATTCTGTTGTGGCTGCACTTTGCTTCTGCAATCTTTGGAGGTTCTGCAGCCATCTTCAAGTTTGAG CTGTATTTTGGACTTCTGGTGTTTGTAGGCTTCACAGTTGTGGACACTCAGGATATAATTGAGAAGGCACATCGTGGTGACTTGGACTATGTGAATCATGCACTACTACTTTTCACTGATTTTGTTGCCGTCTTTGTCCGAATTCTCACTATTATG cTGAAGAATTCCGTTGATAAgagtgagaagaagaagaaaaggagggATTGA